The following are encoded together in the Cicer arietinum cultivar CDC Frontier isolate Library 1 chromosome 2, Cicar.CDCFrontier_v2.0, whole genome shotgun sequence genome:
- the LOC140918630 gene encoding (-)-germacrene D synthase-like, whose product MSVAAASFNPNSKPDLPRNVADYPPSVWGDFFLLYASESRFSSTLTCLPLILRSPSKSQVDRFNMPFGYVFKKFKDEQENFSEGLITNVEGMLSLFEASHMMIHGEEILEEALAFTSTHLKSISTQLSPYLAAQVKHSLTSSLRKNLPRLEAQHYISIYEQDTSHNVILLRLAKLDFNMLKSLHQKEFGNICK is encoded by the exons ATGTCTGTTGCAGCAGCTAGCTTCAATCCTAATTCCAAACCTGACCTCCCTAGAAATGTTGCAGATTATCCCCCTAGTGTTTGGGGTGATTTCTTCCTTCTATATGCTTCAGAATCTAG GTTTTCTTCAACTCTCACATGCTTGCCACTAATATTGAGAAGCCCTTCAAAAAGTCAAGTTGATCGATTCAATATGCCGTTTGGGT atgtgttcaaaaaattcaaagacGAGCAAGAAAACTTTAGTGAAGGACTCATCACAAATGTGGAAGGGATGCTAAGCTTGTTCGAAGCCTCACATATGATGATTCATGGAGAGGAAATTTTAGAAGAGGCCTTGGCTTTCACTTCTACTCACCTGAAGTCCATTTCCACTCAATTGAGCCCTTATCTTGCAGCACAAGTGAAACATAGCTTAACGTCGTCTCTCCGCAAAAACTTGCCTAGGCTAGAGGCACAACACTACATTTCCATTTACGAGCAAGATACTTCCCATAATGTAATTTTACTCAGGTTGGCAAAATTAGATTTTAATATGCTCAAAAGCCTACATCAAAAGGAATTTGGAAATATTTGCAAGTAA